GAATGTCTTCAATAATCACTTTTTCATTGCTTTTCATATGCTTCTTCAGTAACCAAAACCAACCCTTTACAGGTCGGAAAATCAGATACATCAAACCCACAATAAAAAAGAAAACGGCGAGCGCCACTAAGGGGTTATAGTTGTTCATAATTCCTGACTTATAAATAAATTTTTAGCTACAGCATTAGAAATGATCATTTTTTTGGTTGATGTTTCTATGGTTAAAGAATGATCAAAAGGCTCAAAATCTAATACTTTAATGGTATCGCCTAAGGCCAAATTATTTTTATTCAAATATTTTAAAAACACATCCGAAGAATCGATAACACGAGCTAAAACACCTTTATTTCCAGGCTCAACCTCTAAAATATTAACAGATTTAAGAGGCGTATAATGACCATCTTTATCTGGTATGGGATCGCCGTGCGGATCGTGGGTTGGGTAACCCAATAAGGCATCCAACTCGTTCACCAATTTTGGCGATTTAATATGCTCTAATTGCTCGGCAACATCATGAACTTCATCCCAGGTAAAGTTTAATTTTTCTACTAAAAACACTTCCCACAAGCGATGTTTTCTAATAACCAGAGCGGCTGCTAAGCGTCCGGATTCGGTTAAAGTTACTCCTTGATATTTTATATAATTAGCTAAGTTTTTCTCGGCTAATTTTTTAATCATATCTGTAACCGAAGAGGCTTTAGATTCAATTTTTTCAGCAATAGCATTGGTACTTACTGCCACTGTGCCTTGCTTACCTAAATGGTAAATGGCTTTTAAATAATTTTCTTCTGATCGTGTCACCATAACATTAAAATACAAGCAAATATACGCAATTTTAAAATGTGTTAAAAATATTTTTAGATGAGACTAAAAATGATTTTAAAGCAAAAATTTTAAAAAAACCCCTCAGAGTTATAGAGCTACAAATACCATTATTACTCAGAGATTCACAGAGTCCCACAGAGATGCACAAAGGTTAATTGTTTAAGATATTTGTCATTCAGAAGGAGGAACGTCTGAAGAATCTATTAATACCTTTGAAACTTTAGAACTCAAAAACTTCAAAATAGATTATTTTTCCTACATTTATAAAATGGCAGAACATAACAAACTTGGAGAAAAAGGCGAACAGGCCGCTATGGATTATCTTCTAAAAAAAGGATATACCATTTTAGAGCGCAATTATAGATTTGGAAAATCGGAAGTAGATCTTATTGCGCAAATTAATGATACACTTGCTGTAATTGAAGTTAAAACACGATCGACTACCGCATTTGGTAATCCTCAAGATTTTGTAAAACCCAAACAAATTCAGCGCTTGGTGTACGCGATTAATCATTATGTCACCAAAAACAATTTAGATGTTGAAGTACGTTTTGACATTATGGCTCTTGTTATCACGGGTAAAACCTTCCAGATTGAGCATTTAAAGGATGCTTTTTATCATTTTTAGAATCGCTTACTCATCATCCAATTCAAAGAACGCCACCACTTCGTCTATATCCTCTGGTTTATTAACGATTACTTTTTGAGCATTTAAAATGAAATAGGTTGGCGTTTCAACTATACCATAGGTTTTACCAATTTTACTGCCCCATTTTCCTGAACCAAGAACATGTATAAATTCAGGATATTTTTTGATTTCTTTTTTCCAAGCTTCAATTTCTTCATCGGCTTCTAAACCAACTGCAACCACCTTTACCTCCCCCTTTTCTAAAGTATTTGCAAAGGTTTTTAACTGCGGAATTTCATCTAAACAATGTGAACAAGAGCTGTTCCAAAACACCAAAATGTACTGTTTAGCAACGTTTAACTGACTTAATTTTTTGTTGATTTTTTTGCCGTTTTCCGTCACCGAAAGCTCAAAATCGGGAGCCATATTACCAAGAGAAACCCTTTTATAAGCGTTTAGGGCATTTACCAGTTCGCGATCTTCTAAGGCTAACCCTATATCATGCAAATACTTATCAGAAATATAATTAGCTGTTTTTTCTTGTTTTAAATCGACCATTTCTTGCCATAAATCTAGTAATAGCATACGCTTAACTTCATTTGGGGCTTTTGCCATGGCTTTGTAAACCACATCAATATTAGCTTTGTAATTATCGATTTCATTCAAATCTTTAGAGGTCATTCCAAAAACATAATTCAGCATTTTTTCTTCTAAAAAGGAAGAGCTTTGAAGAATGGGATTGGTAAAATCAACATAATCAAAATAATGCGTTTTAAGCTTCGCGATATAATTTTGAGCTGATAAGGCTTTGGTTGGAATATAAGGTTTATTGGCTTTTATAAAATGAAGTGCTAAAGTGCCAGAAGCTGCTTTTTCATAACTTAATTGCGCCTGCCCTTGCGCTTTAAAAATCCCTTTGAGCGCAGTGGTATCTTTCTTCTCACTGGCATAATAGTTACTAATACTATGTACTACAGCCGACATGCTATTCTGATAAGATGTTAACATTTTATTCTCGGCAGATTTTGTGAATTTCACCCCAGTTTCGGAGTTAAACTTCAACTCAATATCTTCTTTTCCGTTGTAAATAACATCGAAATTAAAATCTTCTTGAGGAATGGCATACACGACGCGATACACACCTTTAGTTGCTGTTGAATCTAAAAGAAAACCAAACTTACCTTCACTATTCACTTCAGTACTTGTAATATATTCTGAAATGGTTGGCGTCACTTTATACAACAAAGCAACGTTATAATCTTGAGCCGGCGTAAAGGTGCCTTTTATGCTATGCTGCCCAAACATAAGCACAGGCATAAACAGTAAGAAGCAGATAAGATGTTTTAAAGGGCGTTTTTTGTTATTAACTAACATAAAGCGGGTTACGGATTATTAATTTATAAAAATACACATTATTTTACAATGGGCTCGATGGCTTCTAATGCTTGTTTTACACTTTTGATTTTATCGAAGGTTAACAACAAACGCAAACCTTGACGTGTTTGTTTTTCTTTCATTTTACAAACACCTGGATGTGTTTGAACAAATTGTAAAACCTTGGTAAATCCAGGACTCTGATAGAATCTACTTTGTTGATCGTTTATAAAATACCCTATGAGTTTGCCTTGTTTCATCACAATTTTTTCAAATCCAATTTTGGTAGCCAGCCATTTGATTTTCACGCTGTTCAACAAATCGACAACCTGAGTGGGTAACTCGCCAAAACGATCGACTAATTGTGTCTCAAAGATATGCAATTCGTCTTCTGATTTTAAATTATTTAGCTGTGTATATAAATTTAATCGTTCAGCAATATTATTCACGTAATCATCGGGAAAAAGCAGCGAGAAATCGGTATCGATAGTTACCTCTTTAACGTAGATTTTATCTTCTTCGGGTTCATCATATAAATCTTTAAACTCATTTTCTTTGAGTTCTTCAATCGCTTCATTTAAAATTTTCTGATAGGTATCAAAACCAATATCATTAATAAATCCGCTTTGTTCACCACCCAATAAATCGCCTGCTCCACGAATTTCCAAATCTTTCATAGCGATATTAAAACCACTACCTAATTCGGTAAACTGCTCTAGGGCCGAAATACGTTTTCTGGCATCTTCGGTCATGGCCGAATAATCGGGCGTTATAAAATAACAGAAGGCTTTTTTGTTGCTACGACCTACACGACCACGCATTTGGTGCAAATCACTTAAACCAAAATTATTGGCATTATTAATAAAAATGGTGTTCGCGTTAGATACATCCAACCCACTTTCAATAATCGTGGTACTTACCAACACATCGAAAGCGCCATCCATAAAGGCCAGCATGAGTTCTTCTAACTTCTTACCTTCCATTTGCCCGTGGCCCACGCCAATTTTAGCATCGGGTACCAAGCGTTGAAGCATGCCCGCCACTTCTTTAATATTTTCAATACGGTTATGAATGAAGAAAACTTGTCCGCCGCGCTCAATCTCGTAACTTATAGCATCTCGAATGGTTTCTTCGGCAAAACGAATCACATGACTTTCTATAGGGTATCGGTTTGGAGGAGGTGTGGTAATCACCGATAAATCTCTAGCCGCCATTAAACTAAATTGAAGGGTTCTAGGAATTGGTGTGGCGGTAAGAGTTAACACATCCACATTATCCTTCATAGCCTTTAATTTTTCTTTGACAGCCACTCCAAATTTTTGTTCTTCATCGACAATGAGCAGTCCTAAATCTTTAAATTTTACATTTTTGTTAACCAGTTGATGGGTTCCAATAATGATATCTACTTTACCCTGCTCTAAAGCCTCGAGAGTTTCGCGTTTTTCTTTGGCGGTTCTAAATCGATTCACATAATCGACTGTAACAGGAAAATCTCGCAAACGCTTTTTAAACGTTCTGGAATGCTGATAGGCTAAAATGGTTGTAGGCACTAAAACGGCCACTTGCTTACCATTGTCGACAGCTTTAAATGCAGCACGAATAGCTACTTCGGTTTTACCAAAACCTACATCACCACAAACTAAGCGATCCATAGGGCGTTCGCTTTCCATATCTAATTTAATATCGGCAGTAGCGGTGCTTTGGTCCGGGGTATCTTCATAAATAAAAGACGCCTCCAACTCGTGTTGCATAGAACTATCTGGACGGTATTGAAAACCTTTTTCGGTTTTACGTTTGGCGTAGAGTTTAATTAAATTGAAGGCAACGTGCTTAACACGCGCTTTCGTTTTTTGCTTTAAAGTTTTCCAGGCCGTACTACCTAATTTGTGAATTTTAGGTGGTTTGCCATCTTTACCATTAAATTTGGTGATTTTATGCAGGGAATGAATACTTAAATACAGCACATCGCGCTCGCCATAAACCAGTTTAATAGCCTCCTGCATTTTGCCTTCTACATCAATTTTTTGAAGCCCTCCAAAGCGTCCTATACCATGATCGATATGGGTAACATAATCGCCAATATCTAAATTTGTAAGTTCTTTTAAGGTGATGGCCTGCTTTTTAGCGTAACCATTTTTAAGCTGAAATTTATGATAACGTTCAAAAATTTGATGATCGGTGTAGCATACCGTTTTCGTATCATGATCTACAAAACCCTGATGCAAGGATAGCACAACAGTTTTATAAGCTACTTCTTCTTCGGCATCATCAAAAATATCATGAAAACGTCTAGCCTGCTGTTCACTAACGCATACAATATAATTGGTATATCCCTGATTATGTTTGCTGTTTAGGTCGTCAATTAACAAATTAAATTGCTTATTGAATGAAGGTTGGGGGGAAACTTCAAACGTTATGGTAGTATAGGGTTTGGAATTCGTGGCCATAACAAATGAATTGCCAAACTCCATGATTGAAAAATCTAAAAGTTGACGTTTCAATAGTTTTGAATCGCAGAATAAAGCCTCGGGCTTGCTGTGTTTTATATCTTCGGAAAGGGCTTTAAAAGCTGTTTCGGCTTTTTCGTAAAAATCATCAATTCTTGAAAACAGTAAATCGGCATTTTTTATCCCTATCACGGTTTTTTGAGCGATGTATTTCAAGAAACTTTGGCGGCTTTCCTGCATTAATTTATTCGCCACATTGGGAATAATATTAATCTTTTTTATCTGCTCCACCGATAATTGAGATTCCACATCGAAGGTACGAATAGTGTCTACCTCATCGCCAAAAAATTCAATACGATAGGGTTCGTCATGCGAGAAAGAAAAAACATCAACAATACCACCACGCACCGAAAACTCGCCCGGTTCGGTAACAAAATCAACCCGTTTAAACTTATACTCAAACAACACTTCGTTAACAAAATCAATAGATAAATTATCGTTCACCCCTACTTTTAGTGTGTTTCGCTCGAGTTCCTTACGTGTAACTACCTGCTCAAAAAGGGCGTCTGGGTAGGTTACAATAATGGCTGGCTTTTTTTGGGAGTTGATTCGGTTTAAAACCTCAGCGCGCAAAAGGACATTAGCATTATCGGTTTCTTCAATATCATAAGGTCGCCGATAACTTCCTGGATAAAACAAAACATCTTTACTAC
This genomic interval from Tamlana carrageenivorans contains the following:
- a CDS encoding metal-dependent transcriptional regulator — protein: MVTRSEENYLKAIYHLGKQGTVAVSTNAIAEKIESKASSVTDMIKKLAEKNLANYIKYQGVTLTESGRLAAALVIRKHRLWEVFLVEKLNFTWDEVHDVAEQLEHIKSPKLVNELDALLGYPTHDPHGDPIPDKDGHYTPLKSVNILEVEPGNKGVLARVIDSSDVFLKYLNKNNLALGDTIKVLDFEPFDHSLTIETSTKKMIISNAVAKNLFISQEL
- a CDS encoding YraN family protein codes for the protein MAEHNKLGEKGEQAAMDYLLKKGYTILERNYRFGKSEVDLIAQINDTLAVIEVKTRSTTAFGNPQDFVKPKQIQRLVYAINHYVTKNNLDVEVRFDIMALVITGKTFQIEHLKDAFYHF
- a CDS encoding peroxiredoxin family protein; this translates as MLVNNKKRPLKHLICFLLFMPVLMFGQHSIKGTFTPAQDYNVALLYKVTPTISEYITSTEVNSEGKFGFLLDSTATKGVYRVVYAIPQEDFNFDVIYNGKEDIELKFNSETGVKFTKSAENKMLTSYQNSMSAVVHSISNYYASEKKDTTALKGIFKAQGQAQLSYEKAASGTLALHFIKANKPYIPTKALSAQNYIAKLKTHYFDYVDFTNPILQSSSFLEEKMLNYVFGMTSKDLNEIDNYKANIDVVYKAMAKAPNEVKRMLLLDLWQEMVDLKQEKTANYISDKYLHDIGLALEDRELVNALNAYKRVSLGNMAPDFELSVTENGKKINKKLSQLNVAKQYILVFWNSSCSHCLDEIPQLKTFANTLEKGEVKVVAVGLEADEEIEAWKKEIKKYPEFIHVLGSGKWGSKIGKTYGIVETPTYFILNAQKVIVNKPEDIDEVVAFFELDDE
- the mfd gene encoding transcription-repair coupling factor; amino-acid sequence: MSKSTLSEIYAQALQTQNLQHAIAQNESKIHVKGLVGSSLSFVISSVFKNANKPFLLIFDDKEEAAHYLNDLEQLCGSKDVLFYPGSYRRPYDIEETDNANVLLRAEVLNRINSQKKPAIIVTYPDALFEQVVTRKELERNTLKVGVNDNLSIDFVNEVLFEYKFKRVDFVTEPGEFSVRGGIVDVFSFSHDEPYRIEFFGDEVDTIRTFDVESQLSVEQIKKINIIPNVANKLMQESRQSFLKYIAQKTVIGIKNADLLFSRIDDFYEKAETAFKALSEDIKHSKPEALFCDSKLLKRQLLDFSIMEFGNSFVMATNSKPYTTITFEVSPQPSFNKQFNLLIDDLNSKHNQGYTNYIVCVSEQQARRFHDIFDDAEEEVAYKTVVLSLHQGFVDHDTKTVCYTDHQIFERYHKFQLKNGYAKKQAITLKELTNLDIGDYVTHIDHGIGRFGGLQKIDVEGKMQEAIKLVYGERDVLYLSIHSLHKITKFNGKDGKPPKIHKLGSTAWKTLKQKTKARVKHVAFNLIKLYAKRKTEKGFQYRPDSSMQHELEASFIYEDTPDQSTATADIKLDMESERPMDRLVCGDVGFGKTEVAIRAAFKAVDNGKQVAVLVPTTILAYQHSRTFKKRLRDFPVTVDYVNRFRTAKEKRETLEALEQGKVDIIIGTHQLVNKNVKFKDLGLLIVDEEQKFGVAVKEKLKAMKDNVDVLTLTATPIPRTLQFSLMAARDLSVITTPPPNRYPIESHVIRFAEETIRDAISYEIERGGQVFFIHNRIENIKEVAGMLQRLVPDAKIGVGHGQMEGKKLEELMLAFMDGAFDVLVSTTIIESGLDVSNANTIFINNANNFGLSDLHQMRGRVGRSNKKAFCYFITPDYSAMTEDARKRISALEQFTELGSGFNIAMKDLEIRGAGDLLGGEQSGFINDIGFDTYQKILNEAIEELKENEFKDLYDEPEEDKIYVKEVTIDTDFSLLFPDDYVNNIAERLNLYTQLNNLKSEDELHIFETQLVDRFGELPTQVVDLLNSVKIKWLATKIGFEKIVMKQGKLIGYFINDQQSRFYQSPGFTKVLQFVQTHPGVCKMKEKQTRQGLRLLLTFDKIKSVKQALEAIEPIVK